A portion of the Phycodurus eques isolate BA_2022a chromosome 3, UOR_Pequ_1.1, whole genome shotgun sequence genome contains these proteins:
- the ddhd2 gene encoding phospholipase DDHD2, translated as MSLSPVDQGRLSQTASSGKDEDQLNSSGQAATAENTHVDQVLPVVDKASPGSTSSFEMLDMEPVRPPYQKVQPHWFFYKRGDDNVLWLPFSREDSDKLENADNARGNEEVVVAVEGERYDVHVKERKCYPVYWEQAATEVRRCTWFFKGDKDLRFLPYSEDFSNSLEDAYMIAVTLDEWKRKLDFPTGETVILHNPKLIMHYQPLGFQEDWVSSPSENTRPRTVKRGINNIPVEIPDGEPEKVDHLVFMVHGIGPACDLRFRSIIQCVNDFRSVSLSLLASHYKNAQSEGKVGKVEFLPVNWHSALHGDATGVDEDIHRITLPSISRLRHFTNDTLLDLFFYNSPTYCQTIVDTVASEINRLHTLFKKRHPKFKGEISVVGHSLGSLILFDMLTNQRSGSESAREEVLSDDLCDPEHDTLEQTLTRLGLQQYSPTLKAENLDLESLALCQENDLKDLGIPLGPRKKILKYVRRKCFSEDNKAGRLASVLQGSLGSEGNGNRSPGSAVKKGQFLRTQSITGAVDYEYFNMGIGQVSIDYPQLAFQPQTFFAFGSPIGMFLTVRGLKRIDLNYSFPTCKSFYNIYHPFDPVAYRIEPMIIPEVDLEPMLIPHHKGRKRMHLELKDSFTRMSIDLKNNVLGSLRTAWQSLSRPVAALPPVDEGKTTTEGTLQETQGESEEAESSVSTEQPQQAEQAQTKVGMLNGGRRIDFVLQEKPIESFNEYLFAIQSHLCYWESEDTALLLLKEIYDKLDVTLD; from the exons ATGTCCCTTAGTCCTGTTGACCAGGGGCGTCTATCTCAGACTGCCTCCTCCGGCAAAGACGAAGACCAGCTGAACAGCTCTGGTCAGGCTGCGACTGCAGAGAACACACATGTGGACCAG gtgTTGCCAGTTGTGGACAAAGCCTCTCCTGGTTCGACTTCATCCTTTGAGATGCTCGACATGGAGCCTGTCCGGCCTCCTTACCAAAAAGTGCAGCCTCATTGGTTCTTCTACAAACGGGGCGATGACAATGTACTCTGGCTCCCTTTTAGCAGAGAAGACTCAGACAAATTAGAGAATGCCGACAATGCAA GAGGCAACGAGGAGGTGGTTGTAGCTGTGGAGGGTGAGCGCTATGATGTACATGTCAAGGAGAGAAAGTGCTATCCTGTATACTGGGAACAAGCTGCGACTGAAGTTCGCCGCTGCACGTGGTTCTTCAAGGGAGATAAAGACTTAAGGTTCCTGCCATACTCTGAAGACTTCAGCAACAGTCTGGAG GATGCCTATATGATCGCCGTTACTTTAGATGAGTGGAAAAGGAAGCTTGACTTTCCCACAGGAGAGACGGTCATTTTACACAATCCCAAG CTGATAATGCACTACCAGCCATTAGGATTTCAGGAAGACTGGGTCTCCTCGCCATCTGAGAACACCCGTCCTAGAACAGTCAAACGTGGCATAAACAACATCCCTGTAGAAATACCTgatg GTGAACCAGAAAAGGTGGACCATCTTGTTTTTATGGTCCACGGCATCGGTCCTGCATGTGACTTGCGCTTCAGATCCATTATACAGTGTG TGAATGACTTCCGTAGTGTGTCACTGTCCTTGTTGGCTTCTCATTATAAGAATGCTCAGTCAGAGGGCAAGGTTGGAAAAGTGGAGTTCCTCCCTGTGAACTGGCACAGCGCTTTACATGGAGACGCCACTGGTGTGGATGA GGACATCCATAGGATCACTCTGCCCAGCATCAGCAGACTGAGACATTTCACCAATGACACCCTGCTAGACTTGTTTTTCTATAATAGTCCCACGTACTGCCAGACCATAGTGGACACAGTCGCCTCAGAGATTAACAGGCTACacactctctttaaaaagagACACCCCAAGTTCAAGGGAGAAATTTCTGTCGTGGGTCATAGCCTCG GTTCATTGATCCTGTTTGATATGCTAACCAACCAGAGAAGTGGTTCAGAATCTGCAAGAGAGGAG GTGCTGTCTGATGACTTGTGTGATCCCGAACATGATACACTGGAACAGACTCTCACCCGACTGGGGCTGCAGCAATACTCACCCACATTAAAGGCAGAAAACTTGGACCTAGAATCActg GCTCTTTGCCAAGAAAATGACCTCAAAGATTTAGGAATTCCTCTTGGACCCCGAAAGAAGATTCTGAAATATGTCaggagaaaatgtttttcagag GATAACAAAGCTGGACGTCTGGCTTCAGTGCTGCAAGGTTCTCTTGGCAGTGAGGGCAACGGTAACCGGTCTCCAGGATCTGCAGTCAAAAAGGGCCAGTTCCTCAGAACACAGTCCATCACCGGCGCTGTAGATTATGAATATTTCAACATGGGCATCGGACAG GTATCCATCGATTACCCACAGCTGGCGTTCCAGCCACAGACCTTTTTTGCGTTTGGATCCCCCATTGGAATGTTTCTAACTGTCCGTGGACTTAAACGAATCGATCTCAACTACAGCTTCCCAACCTGCAAGAGCTTTTATAACATCTATCACCCG TTTGATCCTGTAGCTTACCGGATTGAGCCCATGATTATTCCAGAAGTTGATCTGGAACCAATGCTAATTCCGCACCATAAAGGCCGTAAGAGGATGCACTTGG AACTGAAGGACAGCTTCACCCGCATGAGCATTGATTTAAAGAATAATGTCCTGGGATCATTACGGACAGCTTGGCAGTCACTTTCCAGACCTGTTGCTGCACTGCCCCCAGTAGATGAAGGAAAAACTACAACAGAGGGAACTCTTCAGGAGACACAAG GCGAGAGCGAGGAGGCGGAATCGTCAGTATCAACGGAGCAGCCGCAGCAGGCAGAGCAAGCACAAACAAAAGTGGGCATGTTGAATGGAGGGCGACGGATCGACTTCGTGCTTCAGGAAAAACCTATAGAGAGCTTCAATGAATATTTGTTTGCCATTCAGTCTCATCTTTGCTATTG GGAATCCGAGGACACCGCTCTGCTGCTGCTGAAGGAGATCTACGACAAACTGGACGTGACATTGGATTAG